A stretch of Corallococcus macrosporus DNA encodes these proteins:
- a CDS encoding ATP-grasp domain-containing protein yields MDIAVITYAGLPQLHPLDAPLVPALRALGLDAQPIRWDDPDVDWSRVRAAVVRNAWDSHLRREEFVAWADRVGSVTRLFNPADVLRWNTHKAYLKTLEARGLPLTPTVWVPPGGTLDVAATARERGWDAVVLKPAVAAGGMKTFILRREEWDAASAQVTELAREGDVMVQPYLRAFETEGERSYIFFNGVFSHAVRRPPTLTTAPRGFAEPHGFTPEDAAEQRLAHDVMEASGGARLLYARVDVATDNEGRTRLQEVEVTEPCLFLPMDAGAPERMARAVVARL; encoded by the coding sequence TTGGACATCGCCGTCATCACCTACGCCGGACTGCCGCAACTCCACCCGCTGGACGCGCCGCTGGTGCCCGCGCTGCGGGCGCTGGGGCTGGACGCGCAGCCCATCCGCTGGGACGACCCGGACGTGGACTGGAGCCGCGTGCGCGCCGCGGTGGTGCGCAACGCCTGGGACAGCCACCTGCGCCGCGAGGAGTTCGTCGCCTGGGCGGACCGCGTGGGCAGCGTCACGCGGCTGTTCAACCCGGCGGACGTGCTCCGGTGGAACACGCACAAGGCCTACCTCAAGACGCTGGAGGCGCGCGGCCTGCCCCTGACGCCCACCGTCTGGGTGCCGCCCGGCGGCACGCTGGACGTGGCGGCGACGGCGCGCGAGCGCGGCTGGGACGCGGTGGTGCTCAAGCCCGCGGTGGCGGCGGGCGGGATGAAGACCTTCATCCTGCGGCGTGAGGAGTGGGACGCCGCGAGCGCGCAGGTGACGGAGCTGGCCAGGGAGGGGGACGTGATGGTGCAGCCCTACCTGCGCGCCTTCGAGACGGAGGGCGAGCGCTCGTACATCTTCTTCAACGGCGTCTTCAGCCACGCGGTGCGCCGCCCGCCCACGCTGACCACCGCGCCCCGGGGCTTCGCGGAGCCGCACGGCTTCACGCCGGAGGACGCGGCGGAGCAGCGGTTGGCGCACGACGTGATGGAGGCGTCCGGGGGCGCGCGGCTGCTGTACGCGCGCGTGGACGTGGCCACGGACAACGAGGGGCGCACGCGGCTGCAGGAGGTGGAGGTGACGGAGCCGTGCCTCTTCCTGCCCATGGACGCGGGCGCGCCGGAGCGGATGGCCCGGGCCGTGGTCGCCCGGTTGTAG